The genomic DNA GACCCTCACGCCGATGTCTCCCGTGTGCTCGATATATTCGTATTCAGGATGGTGATTATCCAAGGCCGACTCCATCGATTGCAGCACCACAGGAAGGACAGTGGGCATCCTTGACGATATTATCCTTCAGAAAGAAGCCCTTTCGTTTGATCAGTGGAATCCCGCACTGGTAGCAATAGGTATTCTCCCCCTCATCTCCCGGTATGTTTCCGGTATAGACATACCGCAGTCCGGCCTTCAGGCCGATTTCCCTGGCCTTGTGGAGCGTCTCCTTCGGCGTTCTTGGCACATCGGTCAATTTATAGGCTGGACAAAACATGGTTACATGCCAGGGAATGGCCGGGTCAATGTCCACCAGAAAATGAGCGATTTCATTCAGCTCCTCAGGAGAATCGTTATGATGAGGAATAACCAGGGTGGTGACTTCAATCCAGATTCCCAGCTCGTGGTATAACCGGATGGAATCCAGTACCGGCGCAAGCCGTGCCCCGCACATCTTGAGGTGCCGCTGTTCGTTGAAGCCTTTCAGGTCAATATTGGCGGCATCGATCAGGGAGTAGGCCGCCCGCAGGGCCTCCGGGGTAATGTAGCCATTGGTTACCAGGACGTTTTTGATTCCCCTGCGTCTGGCCAGCTGAGCGGTATCCAGTACATACTCCAGAAAGATGGTCGGTTCCGTATAGGTGTAGGCAATGCTTTCGCAGCGGTTGATCATGGCTGATTCGACGATCTCCTCAGGATGAAGGCCCCTGCCGATAATCTGACCGCCTTCATTGGCTACCTGCGAGATCGAAAAATTCTGGCAATTCAGACAGCGGAAATTGCAGCCCACCGTAGCTATGGAAAAACTCCGGCTGCCAGGGTAAAAATGGAAAAATGGTTTTTTTTCAATTGGATCTACCTGGTCGGCAATTGCTTTCCCATATACCAGGCTATACAGTGTGCCATCAATGTTTCTTCGCACCCCGCACACCCCGATCCTCCCCGGCTGAATCAGGCACCGGTGGCTGCACAGGTAGCATTGGACTTTCTGGTCCGGCCTTTTTTCATAGAATCTGGCCTCTTCCATTGCCGATCCCTTCCTTTCTATCCCTACGGTGTACCGTCAGCATCTTCCCCTTATACTCCTTCGGTCTGTTCGGGAAAAATTCCTTCGCATCAGGAGTCAAAATGCCGGATTCAGTATAAAGACTCATTCTCCCGGTCTGCAAGCTCATGATTCCTGATCCGGTTGCCATTACCAGCGACTTCGATATTGTATTTTCTGAGCTTCCGGAAGATAGTCGTAAGGTCTAATCCTGATATCCTGGCCATCATTTTTTTGTCGCCGTTACAGGCCTTCAGGAGGTCTTCCAGGTAGCTCTTTTCAAAGGTTTCTTTGGCTTTTTTGTAGGTTTGGGTAAAAATGTCAGTGTTATCAATTTCATAGTGACGCGTGGCGCGAATTTCATCAGGGAGACAGGATACATCAATCGTATCTCCCTCACAAAGGGCGACCCCCCGCCGGATTATATTTTCGAGCTGGCGGACATTTCCAGGCCAGTGGAAATCCATCATCAGTTTCATGGCTTCAGTGGAGATGCCGATAACTTTTTTCTTCTCTTTCTCGACAAACTTTTTCAAAAAGGAGTGCGCCAAAACAGGGATATCCTCTTTCCTCTCCCTGAGGGGAGGTAATTTGATGGTGACTGCATTGATCCGGTAGTGAAGATCTTCCCGGAACTTTCCATCCTCCACAGCCCTGGAAAGGTCCTTATTGGTAGCGCAGATAATCCGCACATCACAATACAGCGTCTCATGCCCGCCCACTCTTTGAAACTCGCCTTCCTGGAGAACCCTGAGCAATTTTACCTGAAAGCTCGGGGATGCCTCCGCGATTTCATCCAGCAGGAGAGTCCCGCCGTCCGCCTCCTCAAAGAGTCCCTTACATCCTTGCGGCGGAGCACTGGTAAACGGTGCATTAGGTACGCAGCCAAACAGGATGGTTTCCAGGATTTCCTGCGGGAACGCACCACAATTGACGCGGAGGAATTTCTTGCCAGCGCGGCGGCTATTTTTGTAAATCTCCCTGGCAGCCAGTTCCTTACCAGTTCCGTTTTCTCCTGTCAGCAGGATACTGATATCACTCGGAGCGACCCTCCTGATAAGGTCAAGGGCTTCCTGAATCTTGGCAGAGGTGCCGATCATGGCACTGTTTTCAAGCTGGAGGGCCAGTTGCCCCTGGAGAATAGCATTTTCTCTTACGATTTTTTGATGTTCCAGGACCTTCTCGATGCGCAGGAGGATTTCCGCAGGTCGAGGGAAAGGCTTGGAGATAAAATCTTCAGCCCCCGTCTTTACTGCCTGGACCGCAATATCCGCAGTCCCGTGTCCGCTGATCATGACTACCACTACATCCGGCTGCATTATTTTCAGCCGCCGCAGGACCTGCATCCCATCCATGCTGCCAGGCAGTTGCAGGTCAAGGAGTACCAGATCGAATATCTCCTGAGTAAAGAGCCTTAAACCCTCATCTCCATCTTCAGCGGTTATTACTGTATAGCCTTCATCACCTAAAAGACTTTTAAAATACCCCCGGGGGATTTCCTCATCATCGATAACCAGTACTCTCTTCTTCTTCTTCATTCCTGCATTACCTTTCCTGAATCAAATAAGATAACCTCGATCAATCTTGTTACCCGTCCGTTGGATTGAAAAGCTATCCTTGGTATGGGTGATCGGGAAATACATCCTCCATACTGACTAGTGGTCATTGACCATTAGAGTGGCGATTTTTCAATCTGAAACTTTTTCAGCTTTCGGATGAGAGTCGCACGGCCTAATCCTGATGTCCTGGCCGTGGTGGTAGTAATATTGCCGCCGCATGCCCGCAGGAGGTTTTTCAGATAAAACTTTTCAAACATTTCTTTGGCAGCCCGATAATTTAATGGGCAAATCTCACTGTTATCGGCTTGTGCTGCCTCTTTGAAAATCTTAAAGACCTCCTGCATTCTGACAGATGTATCGATCATTCCAGGGGCCTGGAGCTCTTCTAGCTGTGCGCGCACGGAGTCAAGCTCCCTGCGGATGTCCCGATGTTCCAGGGCCTTCTCGATGCGCAGAAGGATCTCCTCAGGGCTGTCAAAGGGTTTGGAGATGAAATCTTCAGCCCCCCTCTTTACTGCCTCGACCGCAACGTCCGAGGCCCCGTGCCCGCTGATCATGATTATCACCGTCTCCGGCTGCATGGTTTTCAGCCGCCGCAGGACCTGCATCCCATCCATACTGCCGGGTATTTTCAAGTCAAGGAGCACCAGACCGAATATTTCCTGAGTAAAGAGCCGAATACCCTCATCTCCATCACCAGCAATGGTTACTCCATATCCCTCATCACCGAGAAGATTTTTAAAGAATCCCTGAGTGAATCCATCATCATCAATAAGCAGTATCTTATCCTTTCTTTTCATTCCTGCTTCACACCTCATCCAAAAGCCTTGGAGAAAACCCCCGGGTATATTCCTCGTCATCAATGACCAGTACTCTTTTGTTTTTTTTCATCTCTGTTTCACCTCTCCTGAATGCAGAGAGAATCGGTCATCCGTCAGCCTTGACGACCGGTTTAAAAACCATCCTTCGGATGGGCGATCGGAAAGTGAACCATGAATGTTGCTCCCTTTCCTTCCTCGCTCTCCACTTCAATTGTCCCATTATGGGCTTTTATAATACCGTAAGCGATGCTTAGGCCGAGCCCGGTTCCAGAATCCTTATCTTTCGTGGTGAAAAAAGGATCGAATATTTTGTCTATAATAGATTTTGGTATACCGGAGCCGGAATCAGTAAATTTGATAATCACGTAATCCTGGTCGGCTGCCTGATCGCGGACGATTTCGGAAGATATCCTGATCGTTCCTCCCGTCGGCATGGCATGGAAGGCATTCATCAGAAGATTTAAAAATACCTGCTGAATCTGGGTTACATTTCCTTCTATGGGAGGCAGTGTCCGGCCAGTATCCCGAATGATTTTTATGTTCCCAACCTTGAGGGTATTTTCGATCAGGACAATAGTGCTGTCGATAACAGCCTGCAAGTCCAGCAGTTCAAAGTTGAAATGATGAGGCCGCGAAAAATTCAAAAGGTTCTTGACAATATCCTTGCACTGGAGGGCCCCTCTTTCGACTATATCGAGCATTTCCCGGTTCGGATCAT from bacterium includes the following:
- a CDS encoding sigma-54 dependent transcriptional regulator, with amino-acid sequence MKKKKRVLVIDDEEIPRGYFKSLLGDEGYTVITAEDGDEGLRLFTQEIFDLVLLDLQLPGSMDGMQVLRRLKIMQPDVVVVMISGHGTADIAVQAVKTGAEDFISKPFPRPAEILLRIEKVLEHQKIVRENAILQGQLALQLENSAMIGTSAKIQEALDLIRRVAPSDISILLTGENGTGKELAAREIYKNSRRAGKKFLRVNCGAFPQEILETILFGCVPNAPFTSAPPQGCKGLFEEADGGTLLLDEIAEASPSFQVKLLRVLQEGEFQRVGGHETLYCDVRIICATNKDLSRAVEDGKFREDLHYRINAVTIKLPPLRERKEDIPVLAHSFLKKFVEKEKKKVIGISTEAMKLMMDFHWPGNVRQLENIIRRGVALCEGDTIDVSCLPDEIRATRHYEIDNTDIFTQTYKKAKETFEKSYLEDLLKACNGDKKMMARISGLDLTTIFRKLRKYNIEVAGNGNRIRNHELADRENESLY
- a CDS encoding response regulator, which encodes MKRKDKILLIDDDGFTQGFFKNLLGDEGYGVTIAGDGDEGIRLFTQEIFGLVLLDLKIPGSMDGMQVLRRLKTMQPETVIIMISGHGASDVAVEAVKRGAEDFISKPFDSPEEILLRIEKALEHRDIRRELDSVRAQLEELQAPGMIDTSVRMQEVFKIFKEAAQADNSEICPLNYRAAKEMFEKFYLKNLLRACGGNITTTTARTSGLGRATLIRKLKKFQIEKSPL
- the amrS gene encoding AmmeMemoRadiSam system radical SAM enzyme translates to MEEARFYEKRPDQKVQCYLCSHRCLIQPGRIGVCGVRRNIDGTLYSLVYGKAIADQVDPIEKKPFFHFYPGSRSFSIATVGCNFRCLNCQNFSISQVANEGGQIIGRGLHPEEIVESAMINRCESIAYTYTEPTIFLEYVLDTAQLARRRGIKNVLVTNGYITPEALRAAYSLIDAANIDLKGFNEQRHLKMCGARLAPVLDSIRLYHELGIWIEVTTLVIPHHNDSPEELNEIAHFLVDIDPAIPWHVTMFCPAYKLTDVPRTPKETLHKAREIGLKAGLRYVYTGNIPGDEGENTYCYQCGIPLIKRKGFFLKDNIVKDAHCPSCGAAIDGVGLG